The genomic interval CATGGGCCAGCTGGACGCGGCCATCGTCACCCTGCAGAGCTCCGAGCTGGCGTCGAACTCCGTGCAGCCGTGGACCGCGCGTCTGCGGTACGCGTACGCCGACGCGCTGCTCGCGGCCGGCCGTGAGGGCGAGGCGCGCGAGTGGTTCGCCAAGGCCGTCGAGGCCGACCGGGACGGCAGCACGGACGCCTCCGACCGGCTGGCCGAGCTGGACGGCGTGGAGTTCATGGACGCCCTCGTCGAGGAAGAGGACGAGAGCGCCACCGGCCGTGACGAGCAGGGCGCGCGGGACGACGACGAGGACTGACGTCCGCGCGGTGCAGCGCAGATGAAGAGGGGCGGGTCCCGGCACACAGCCGGGGCCCGCCCCTCTTCGTGTTTCCGGACCTCAGAGGTCCAGGGCGCGCAGCACCAGACCCGACGCGGGCTTCGGGCCGAACGACGTCGATTTGCGGGGCATCGTGACCCCCTGGCGGGCCAGGTCGCGGACCACGTCCTCGTGGACGGGGTGCATCAGCACCGCCGTTCCGCCGTCCCGTCGGGCCTTGTCCACCGTGGCCGCCGTGTCGTGGATGTACGCGATGTGGGCGGGATCGTCGGGGACGCGCCAGACGTGGTCGAGGAGCGTGGCGTGCAGGACCGTCGCGTCGAGGGTGCGCCAGGCCTCCGGGCGGTCCGCCGGCACCGTGCGGTCCAGCAGTGCGGGGTCGGGGCGGTCGACGAGGTGGAAGGCTCCGTCGTCCCCGGTGAGGAGGAAGGCGTTGTCCTCCGCCGCCGCCTCGGCCAGCGCGTCCATCGCCTTCGGCAGCGGTCCGTCCAGGCGGCGGACGCGGAAGGAGCCGTCGAGCGCCTCCAGGGCCTCGGCGACCGGCAGGTGGTGCAGCAGGCGGTGGATGGCGCGGACCCGCAGCGGATAGCGGGCGGTGTCGACCAGGAGGATCAGGCCGTGGTCCCAGGGGCTGGGGGAGGGGTGCTCCGCGCACAGCCGGCGGTAGGTCGCCCAGCGGTGGTGGCCGTCGGCGATCAGGGCCTGGTGGGCGGAGAGCTCCCCGCGGACCACCGCCAGGTCGGCGGGGTCGGTGACGGACCACAGACGGTGGTGGACGCCGTCCTCGGTGGTGGTCGCCAGGAGCGGC from Streptomyces sp. DH-12 carries:
- a CDS encoding DUF1015 domain-containing protein, with protein sequence MNTAGHSKATAPRGLELTPFRGLRYDPDRVGSLAAVTSPPYDVVVRPDGLHHLQSADPHNIVRLILPEAATPAERNAQAARTLRRWRAEGVLTADPEPALYVYEQRAGDGLVQRGVIGALRVSDPEERLVLPHEEVMPHIVADRAGLMRATSANLEPLLLTYRGDGTATATAALIERTAGQPPLLATTTEDGVHHRLWSVTDPADLAVVRGELSAHQALIADGHHRWATYRRLCAEHPSPSPWDHGLILLVDTARYPLRVRAIHRLLHHLPVAEALEALDGSFRVRRLDGPLPKAMDALAEAAAEDNAFLLTGDDGAFHLVDRPDPALLDRTVPADRPEAWRTLDATVLHATLLDHVWRVPDDPAHIAYIHDTAATVDKARRDGGTAVLMHPVHEDVVRDLARQGVTMPRKSTSFGPKPASGLVLRALDL